The Geobacter sp. AOG2 genome includes a window with the following:
- a CDS encoding RNA methyltransferase, giving the protein MKSILDNIAIVLVEPQSPGNIGMVCRAMKNMGLSRLRLVKGCDRFHPESLKFAVAAKNLLEQAEQFPDLASALADCALTIGTTRRHGKYRQEILSPVEVAANLREQAGPGCRAAVVFGREDSGLTTEELSLCRWHATIPSADEYGSLNLAQAVLVFCYELGKAGTPPGGGRNTPLATSEEMEPFFSQLSSCLLKIGFLNEQNPEHIMRSIRRIFFRAELDSREVSILRGAISQIDWASSDFDGRKRP; this is encoded by the coding sequence ATGAAATCCATCTTGGACAACATCGCCATCGTATTGGTGGAACCGCAGTCTCCCGGCAACATCGGCATGGTGTGCCGCGCCATGAAGAATATGGGACTCTCCCGACTACGGCTGGTCAAAGGGTGCGACCGGTTCCACCCCGAGTCCCTCAAATTCGCCGTTGCGGCCAAAAACCTGCTGGAGCAGGCGGAGCAGTTCCCCGATCTGGCCTCCGCCTTGGCAGACTGTGCCCTGACCATCGGCACTACCCGCCGTCACGGAAAATACCGTCAGGAGATCCTCTCGCCGGTTGAGGTCGCCGCCAATCTCAGGGAACAGGCAGGCCCCGGTTGCAGGGCGGCAGTCGTCTTCGGGCGGGAGGACAGCGGGTTGACCACCGAAGAGCTGTCGCTCTGCCGCTGGCATGCCACCATCCCTTCGGCAGATGAATACGGCTCCCTCAATCTGGCCCAGGCAGTCCTGGTATTCTGTTACGAGTTGGGCAAGGCGGGTACCCCCCCCGGCGGCGGCAGGAACACTCCGTTGGCGACATCGGAGGAGATGGAACCGTTTTTTAGCCAGTTGAGTTCATGTCTGCTGAAGATCGGCTTTCTCAACGAGCAAAACCCGGAGCATATCATGCGCTCGATACGGCGGATATTTTTCCGGGCTGAGCTGGACAGCCGCGAAGTTTCCATTCTGCGGGGCGCAATCTCTCAGATCGACTGGGCCAGCAGCGATTTTGACGGAAGGAAGCGGCCGTGA
- a CDS encoding GTPase-activating protein: MSLLPKANPLYEKIPAHKLVPPEVLNKLAKGGFSGYLSYGDADFEANCIFIKGVLISISACEKGREKTGVEAFSLLFDKVLSSNGEINIYRMTADLAVCAHALILGTKQLSSSEVRRTDIKETLAQLRNQGLNGVIRFYTPDRSAIIFYKDGQPIGYYHDNAKTIEVSPEESRKIAVLPGALMEVRSTKPMEELMRCSLLHLVNLDKLWEAAQARQTIPRPKEVPDPQKIATTLLDDGKLQGLVEDLMEIAAAYLSKEGRITVEKCLQKAGGARILYDDEKAVTFIKQFENEARSIDGNARIEEMIELMRSEIAGRLAV, encoded by the coding sequence ATGTCGTTATTACCGAAAGCAAACCCGCTCTATGAAAAGATACCCGCTCACAAGCTCGTCCCCCCCGAGGTGCTGAACAAGTTGGCCAAAGGTGGATTTTCCGGCTATCTCAGTTATGGCGATGCTGATTTCGAGGCCAATTGCATCTTTATTAAAGGGGTCTTGATCTCTATCAGCGCCTGTGAAAAAGGACGAGAGAAAACCGGCGTGGAAGCCTTCTCACTGTTGTTCGACAAAGTCCTCTCTTCCAACGGTGAAATCAACATCTATCGTATGACGGCCGACTTGGCCGTGTGCGCCCATGCGTTGATCCTCGGTACCAAACAGTTGAGCAGTAGCGAGGTCCGCCGTACCGATATCAAGGAAACCCTCGCCCAACTCAGAAACCAGGGGCTGAATGGCGTCATCCGTTTTTATACCCCTGACCGCTCCGCCATAATCTTCTATAAGGACGGCCAGCCGATAGGCTATTACCACGACAACGCCAAAACCATCGAGGTGTCTCCCGAAGAGTCCCGCAAGATAGCAGTACTCCCCGGAGCGCTTATGGAGGTCCGTTCCACCAAGCCGATGGAAGAACTGATGCGCTGCAGCCTTCTACACTTGGTCAATCTCGATAAACTCTGGGAAGCGGCACAGGCCCGGCAAACGATCCCACGCCCCAAGGAAGTACCTGATCCACAAAAGATTGCCACGACCTTATTGGATGATGGAAAGTTACAGGGACTAGTAGAAGACCTCATGGAAATTGCCGCGGCATACCTCTCCAAAGAGGGGCGCATTACAGTTGAAAAATGCCTCCAAAAGGCCGGCGGCGCCAGAATCCTTTACGATGACGAAAAAGCCGTGACATTCATCAAACAGTTTGAAAACGAAGCGAGAAGCATCGACGGCAATGCCCGTATCGAAGAGATGATCGAACTGATGAGATCGGAAATAGCGGGGCGGCTGGCAGTATAA
- a CDS encoding LemA family protein: MKRIIAKLPILLLLASLSGCGYNTMQANEEAVVAAWGNVESSYQRRADLIPNLVEVVKGYAKHEADTLKAVTEARAKVGSMQVSKDVLNNPESLNRFQQAQGELSGALSRLMVVVEKYPDLKANQNFMDLQKQLEGTENRINVARERYNASVQVFNTSIRTFPNSLTNSLLLHLNRKEAFKAEEGAKTAPKIKF; this comes from the coding sequence ATGAAAAGAATCATCGCGAAACTACCCATTTTACTACTGCTGGCCTCGCTGTCTGGCTGTGGCTACAACACCATGCAGGCTAATGAAGAGGCGGTCGTCGCCGCCTGGGGCAACGTGGAATCATCCTATCAGCGTCGGGCCGACCTGATTCCCAACCTGGTGGAGGTGGTAAAAGGATATGCCAAGCATGAGGCCGATACGCTCAAAGCGGTCACTGAGGCCCGCGCCAAGGTCGGCTCCATGCAGGTCAGCAAGGATGTCCTCAACAATCCCGAGAGCCTAAACAGGTTTCAGCAGGCCCAGGGTGAACTCTCCGGTGCCCTTTCTCGTCTGATGGTTGTGGTGGAGAAATACCCGGATTTGAAGGCCAACCAGAATTTCATGGACTTGCAGAAGCAACTCGAAGGGACCGAGAATCGTATCAACGTGGCCCGTGAGCGCTACAACGCGAGCGTGCAGGTATTCAACACCAGCATCCGTACCTTTCCCAATTCGCTCACAAATTCACTGCTGTTGCACTTAAACCGCAAAGAGGCGTTCAAGGCAGAAGAAGGGGCGAAAACAGCACCCAAGATCAAGTTCTGA
- a CDS encoding SemiSWEET family sugar transporter → MNPTHLGLIAGLLTSIAAIPQVAKTLRTRHARDISVWQPLLLSIGVALWMIYGMLIHNLPLILANIVPLVCNALLTGLKLYYRNDTA, encoded by the coding sequence GTGAACCCGACGCATCTCGGACTGATTGCCGGCTTGCTGACCAGCATAGCAGCCATTCCCCAGGTCGCAAAGACCCTGCGTACCCGTCATGCACGGGACATCTCCGTCTGGCAACCGCTGCTGCTCTCCATAGGTGTTGCTCTCTGGATGATATACGGTATGCTTATCCACAATCTGCCGTTGATTTTGGCCAATATCGTACCGCTTGTATGCAACGCCCTGCTTACCGGGCTGAAACTTTACTATCGGAACGACACGGCGTGA
- a CDS encoding YgcG family protein, translating into MKLPNIFILAFLVLLPLPLQALDVPQLHGRVNDYARMLSPEAAQQLEQKLASFEHDSSTQIAVLTVPSLQGDDIDQFSIHVAEQWKLGQKGKDNGVLLVLAQAERKVRIEVGMGLQGVLPDITASHIIRDVMRPYLKSDNFDQGVTAGVDAIISATKGEFQAAPQERHKQAHKKGASPLPVLLLLIAVVVVLLGAFSRYLSGLAGAIGLPLAAFLTFPGLSLTMLLLLAGAGLVGGFLLSLLFSGMFGGGGGGGGFYGGGWGGGGFYGGGGGSSGGDGFSGGGGGFDGGGSSDDY; encoded by the coding sequence ATGAAGTTACCAAACATCTTCATACTGGCGTTTCTGGTCCTTCTGCCGCTTCCGTTGCAGGCCCTCGACGTGCCGCAGCTCCACGGACGGGTGAACGACTATGCCCGGATGTTGTCGCCCGAAGCCGCGCAGCAACTGGAACAAAAACTGGCCTCCTTCGAGCATGACTCATCCACCCAGATAGCCGTGCTAACCGTTCCCTCGCTTCAAGGGGACGATATTGACCAATTCTCCATCCATGTGGCTGAGCAGTGGAAGCTCGGGCAGAAAGGTAAGGACAACGGCGTGCTGCTGGTCCTGGCCCAGGCCGAACGCAAGGTGCGCATAGAGGTCGGCATGGGGCTCCAGGGGGTGCTGCCGGACATAACCGCCAGCCATATCATCCGAGACGTCATGCGCCCCTACCTCAAATCCGATAACTTTGACCAGGGCGTCACCGCCGGAGTCGACGCCATCATCTCCGCCACCAAGGGAGAATTCCAGGCCGCTCCACAAGAGAGGCACAAACAGGCACATAAAAAGGGGGCGTCTCCGCTTCCGGTCCTCCTCCTGTTGATTGCTGTTGTCGTGGTTCTGCTCGGCGCGTTTTCCCGCTACCTGAGTGGCCTGGCCGGGGCTATCGGGCTGCCCTTGGCCGCGTTTCTGACTTTTCCCGGCCTAAGCCTCACCATGTTGTTGCTATTAGCCGGCGCCGGACTGGTGGGAGGTTTTCTGCTCAGCCTGCTGTTTTCCGGCATGTTCGGAGGAGGTGGGGGAGGTGGCGGTTTTTATGGAGGCGGCTGGGGCGGAGGCGGTTTTTATGGCGGTGGTGGCGGCTCATCCGGCGGCGATGGCTTTTCCGGCGGGGGTGGCGGTTTCGATGGCGGCGGATCGTCTGACGATTACTGA
- a CDS encoding DedA family protein, whose amino-acid sequence MHFQQLLKDYLQLHGYWVLFVGTFLEGEAILIMAGFLAFQGYLNVTGVIFTSWAGSFLGDQCYFYLGRFKGKSLLRRFHSIARKFREALHLIEKYGSFVAFISRYTYGFRIVLPIILGITSLAPRKFFWINLLSALSWAVVFSLAGYLFGKSAALVLDDVGKYEQYLMLILVGFIMMAWCFHAYHAFKLKGPARQRLARMRALRNARKTNP is encoded by the coding sequence GTGCACTTCCAGCAATTACTCAAGGACTACCTCCAACTCCATGGTTATTGGGTTCTGTTTGTCGGCACCTTTCTCGAAGGAGAGGCAATCCTGATCATGGCGGGCTTCCTGGCTTTCCAGGGGTATCTGAACGTGACAGGCGTGATTTTCACCTCATGGGCCGGTTCCTTCCTCGGTGATCAGTGCTACTTCTACCTCGGCCGCTTCAAGGGTAAAAGCCTGCTGCGGCGCTTTCACTCAATTGCCCGCAAATTCCGCGAAGCGCTTCACCTGATCGAAAAATACGGATCGTTCGTAGCATTCATCTCTCGCTACACCTACGGATTCCGCATTGTGCTTCCCATCATTCTTGGCATTACGAGCCTGGCACCCCGGAAATTCTTCTGGATCAATCTGCTGAGCGCCCTTTCCTGGGCGGTCGTATTCTCGTTGGCCGGCTACCTGTTCGGCAAAAGCGCTGCCCTGGTACTGGATGATGTGGGTAAATACGAACAGTATCTGATGCTGATACTGGTGGGATTCATCATGATGGCTTGGTGTTTCCACGCCTATCACGCCTTTAAACTGAAAGGGCCGGCCCGGCAAAGACTTGCCAGGATGCGTGCCCTGCGAAACGCAAGGAAGACCAACCCATGA